One stretch of Planctomycetota bacterium DNA includes these proteins:
- a CDS encoding methyltransferase domain-containing protein, producing MTSRNDTARERFSDYYALPTAPWDIGRPQHAFVAAGDRIGGRILDCGCGSGDLAIWLAERGHAVTGVDFLAAPLAAARDKARRAGVEATFLEMDALAVGEIPARFDAVTDSGLFHSFDDAARARYVAALRRLLEPGARVFILSMSPAEPGEQGPRRVSEGEIRTAFADGFTVESIEPARFEVVPGIAGAEFSPGGAHALFTTLRRA from the coding sequence ATGACCAGCCGCAACGACACGGCGCGCGAGCGCTTCAGCGACTATTACGCCCTCCCCACCGCCCCGTGGGACATCGGCCGGCCGCAGCACGCCTTCGTCGCCGCCGGCGACCGGATCGGCGGCCGCATCCTCGACTGCGGTTGCGGGAGCGGCGATCTGGCGATCTGGCTCGCGGAGCGCGGCCACGCCGTGACCGGCGTCGACTTCCTCGCGGCGCCGCTCGCGGCCGCGCGCGACAAGGCACGCCGCGCCGGTGTCGAGGCGACCTTCCTGGAGATGGACGCGTTGGCCGTCGGTGAGATCCCCGCGCGGTTCGACGCGGTCACCGACTCAGGGTTGTTCCATTCGTTCGACGACGCGGCCCGCGCCCGCTACGTGGCGGCGTTGCGCCGGCTGCTGGAGCCGGGGGCGCGGGTCTTCATCCTCTCGATGTCACCGGCCGAGCCGGGCGAGCAGGGACCACGGCGCGTGTCGGAGGGGGAGATCCGCACGGCGTTCGCCGACGGTTTCACGGTCGAGTCGATCGAGCCGGCCCGGTTCGAGGTCGTGCCGGGGATCGCCGGCGCGGAGTTCTCCCCCGGCGGTGCCCACGCCCTGTTCACCACGCTGCGGCGGGCCTGA
- a CDS encoding SLC13 family permease encodes MDWQSLLTAVVVVVTLVLLSSAQRAPDMAMIGGVVVLLAAGVLTPDEALKGMANEGMITVAALFVVAAAVERTGALALVVDRVLGRPKSLEAAQFRTMAGPALVSALMNNTPVVALMVPAIRTWAAKHRLSVSKLLMPMNAAVVLGGLCTLIGTSTNVVVSGLLKAKTGEPMGMFDISWLGVPLLAVGFVYLLVASRHLLVDRRPAISETDDPRQYSVEMEVDPASALVGRTIEEAGLRGLDGLFLMEIDRAGHVLAAVAPSERLEAGDRLVFVGVIDSVVELQKIRGLRPATDQVFQLDGPRSERVLVEAVVSPACPAVGLSIRDGRFRTAYDAVVIAVARNGERLQGKLGDIVLEPGDTLLLEASPGFIERNRSRRHFYLVSEIAGAQPPRHDRAWIAGAVLVAMVAAAASDRVPMVAAALVAAGVVIATRCISAGEARRAIEWESLLLIAASFGLARALEKTGLAGMLAQATISAAGSNPSAVLAAVYLVAMLFTELMSNNAAAVLVFPIAWQAAADLGVNPLPFVIAITVAASCGFATPMGYQTNLMIYGPGGYRFSDYLRFGGPLNLLVMAVTVALAPLIWPYGARATAPAATTPRPAAALAPAPPPGEPGAQPAAIPATTSASRSISATVL; translated from the coding sequence GTGGATTGGCAAAGCCTCCTCACCGCGGTGGTCGTCGTCGTCACGCTGGTGCTGCTGTCGTCGGCGCAGCGCGCCCCCGACATGGCGATGATCGGCGGCGTGGTGGTGCTCCTCGCCGCCGGGGTCCTGACCCCCGACGAGGCCCTCAAGGGGATGGCCAACGAGGGAATGATCACCGTCGCGGCGCTGTTCGTGGTGGCCGCGGCGGTCGAGCGGACCGGCGCCCTGGCGCTGGTCGTCGACCGGGTGCTCGGCAGGCCGAAGTCGCTCGAAGCGGCGCAGTTCCGCACGATGGCCGGGCCGGCGCTGGTGTCGGCGTTGATGAACAACACCCCCGTCGTCGCCCTGATGGTGCCGGCGATCCGTACATGGGCCGCCAAGCACCGGCTCAGTGTGTCGAAGCTGCTGATGCCGATGAACGCCGCGGTCGTCCTCGGCGGCCTGTGCACGCTGATCGGCACGAGCACCAACGTCGTCGTCAGCGGCCTGCTCAAGGCCAAGACCGGGGAGCCGATGGGGATGTTCGACATCTCCTGGCTCGGCGTGCCGCTGCTGGCGGTGGGATTCGTCTACCTGCTCGTCGCCAGCCGGCACCTCCTCGTCGACCGGCGCCCGGCGATCAGCGAGACCGACGACCCGCGTCAGTATTCGGTCGAGATGGAGGTCGATCCCGCCAGCGCGCTGGTGGGGCGGACGATCGAGGAGGCGGGGCTCCGCGGCCTCGACGGGCTGTTCCTCATGGAGATCGACCGGGCCGGCCACGTGCTCGCCGCGGTCGCCCCGAGCGAACGCCTCGAGGCCGGCGACCGGCTGGTGTTCGTCGGCGTGATCGACAGCGTCGTCGAGTTGCAGAAGATCCGCGGCCTGCGCCCCGCCACCGACCAGGTGTTCCAGCTCGACGGGCCACGCAGCGAGCGCGTACTGGTGGAGGCGGTCGTCTCGCCGGCCTGCCCGGCAGTCGGCCTGTCGATCCGCGACGGCCGCTTCCGCACCGCCTACGACGCGGTGGTGATCGCCGTGGCCCGCAACGGCGAGCGCCTCCAGGGGAAGCTCGGCGACATCGTCCTCGAGCCGGGCGACACGCTCCTCCTCGAGGCGAGCCCCGGTTTCATCGAGCGCAACCGATCGCGCCGCCACTTCTACCTCGTCAGCGAGATCGCCGGTGCCCAGCCCCCACGGCACGACCGGGCCTGGATCGCCGGCGCGGTCCTGGTGGCGATGGTCGCCGCCGCCGCCAGCGATCGGGTGCCGATGGTCGCCGCGGCCCTCGTCGCCGCCGGCGTGGTGATCGCCACGCGCTGCATATCGGCCGGCGAGGCGCGGCGGGCGATCGAGTGGGAGTCGCTGCTGCTGATCGCCGCCAGCTTCGGCCTCGCCAGGGCGCTGGAGAAGACCGGCCTGGCCGGGATGCTGGCTCAGGCCACGATCTCGGCCGCCGGGTCGAACCCCTCCGCCGTGCTGGCGGCCGTCTACCTGGTGGCGATGCTGTTCACCGAACTGATGAGCAACAACGCCGCGGCGGTGCTCGTGTTCCCGATCGCCTGGCAGGCAGCGGCGGACCTCGGCGTCAATCCGCTGCCGTTCGTGATAGCGATCACGGTCGCCGCCAGCTGCGGCTTCGCGACGCCGATGGGCTACCAGACCAACCTCATGATCTACGGCCCGGGCGGCTACCGGTTTTCCGACTACCTGCGCTTCGGCGGCCCGCTCAACCTGCTGGTGATGGCCGTCACGGTGGCACTGGCACCGCTGATCTGGCCGTACGGTGCCCGGGCGACCGCACCCGCCGCCACCACGCCCCGGCCGGCGGCCGCGCTCGCTCCCGCTCCGCCCCCCGGCGAGCCGGGCGCTCAGCCGGCAGCGATCCCGGCGACGACGTCGGCGAGCCGGTCGATCTCGGCGACGGTGTTGTAG